One window of the Triticum dicoccoides isolate Atlit2015 ecotype Zavitan chromosome 3B, WEW_v2.0, whole genome shotgun sequence genome contains the following:
- the LOC119276477 gene encoding WRKY transcription factor 28-like, which yields MSGEFQFHDELASLFTQRPGPGMQQQEQQASWLADYLQTPMDYDLLCRALELPAAEDVVKRELVVDTTPSGGALTPSGGGGTPNATSSMSSSSSEAGGGLCAGEGDSAGRCKKEDGDGEDGKGGDEGDKSKKGSSAAAKGGKAGKGEKRPRQPRFAFMTKSEVDHLEDGYRWRKYGQKAVKNSPYPRSYYRCTTQKCVVKKRVERSFQDPAVVITTYEGKHTHPIPSALRGSTHLLAAQAAHLHHQHHGHLGMLPQMGMGGRAGSPFGRSSGGGIDVLGGLLQPRAPHGMTAPMAGAGAGHQAPTQGLTGSIRSVASATATASSPPSLQMQHFMAPDFGLLQDMLPSFIHGAGGNNDNQPSSPYGKLH from the exons ATGTCGGGCGAGTTCCAGTTCCACGACGAGCTCGCGTCGCTCTTCACGCAGCGGCCGGGGCCGGGgatgcagcagcaggagcagcaggCCTCCTGGCTCGCCGACTACCTGCAGACGCCCATGGACTACGACCTGCTGTGCAGAGCGCTGGAGCTGCCGGCCGCGGAGGACGTCGTCAAGAGGGAGCTGGTGGTGGACACCACGCCCAGCGGCGGCGCCCTCACTCCCAGTGGCGGCGGGGGGACGCCCAACGCCACGTCGTCCATGTCGTCCTCGTCGAGCGAGGCCGGTGGAGGCCTCTGCGCCGGAGAGGGGGACTCGGCGGGGAGGTGCAAGAAGGAGGACGGCGACGGGGAGGACGGCAAGGGGGGAGATGAGGGTGACAAGAGCAAGAAAGG GTCTTCGGCGGCGGCCAAGGGCGGCAAGGCGGGCAAGGGCGAGAAACGGCCGCGGCAGCCGCGGTTTGCCTTCATGACCAAGAGCGAGGTCGACCACCTCGAGGACGGCTACCGCTGGCGCAAGTACGGCCAGAAGGCCGTCAAGAACAGCCCATATCCCAG GAGCTACTACCGGTGCACGACGCAGAAGTGTGTGGTGAAGAAGAGGGTGGAGCGGTCGTTCCAGGACCCGGCTGTGGTGATCACCACGTACGAGGGCAAGCACACGCACCCCATCCCCTCCGCGCTCCGCGGCAGCACCCACCTCCTCGCCGCGCAGGCGGCGCACCTGCATCACCAGCACCACGGCCATCTCGGCATGCTGCCGCAGATGGGCATGGGCGGCCGCGCCGGATCGCCGTTCGgccggagcagcggcggcggcatcgACGTGCTGGGCGGCCTCCTGCAGCCGCGCGCCCCCCACGGCATGACGGCGCCGATGGCCGGCGCCGGTGCGGGCCACCAAGCGCCGACCCAGGGCCTGACCGGCTCAATAAGGAGCGTGGCgagcgccaccgccaccgcctcatCTCCTCCATCGCTCCAGATGCAGCACTTCATGGCGCCGGACTTCGGGCTCCTGCAGGACATGCTGCCGTCCTTCATCCACGGCGCCGGCGGCAACAACGACAACCAGCCCTCATCACCGTATGGGAAGCTTCATTAG